The genomic stretch GGTAGCCTCCACACCCACGTCGGCTGTCAGCAGGCGCGTTTCGATTTCGTCGAGCAGGTCGTCATCGATGACCTTCTTGCCGAGGAACAGGCTGGCCATGCCCTCGCCGATGCTGGCACTGGTCTTGGACAGGCCTTGCTTGAGGCGCGCGAAGAAGCCGGGCTTGGCCTGTTCGGCGGGAGCCGCAACAGGGGCAGCGGGAACTGGTACCGCGCGTTCCGGGATGGCGGGCGGCGCTTTCGGCTCCAGGTCCGGCACCAGGGCGACGGGCTCTTCGGCAACCGGCAGCACCAGGTTGCTGACCGGCGCTGCGGCCTCGACAGGGGCAGACTCGACAGGGGCCGCCTGCAAGGGCATGGACGCGACCGGCTGCGGTGCAGGCGCCACCAGCGGCCGGGACGCGACCGGCTCGGGCTCAGGGGCCTGCAACGGCTGGGACGCAACCGGTTCAGGGACGGGGGCCTCGACTACCGGGGGCCGGGCGGGTGCGGCGACCGGCTGCGGCTCAGCCAGCTGTGGAGCCGCAGGGGCCTGAACGGGTTCGGGGGCCTGTGGCACTTCGGCGGTTGAGCCCTCGACCGGCGCGGCTGCAGACTGCTCGGCAGCGGGGGGTTCATTCGCGGGCACGCCCGCTCCCGCAGGTGGCTGCGGCTTCTTGCGAAACCAGCTGAACAGGCCTTTCTTCTCACCAGCCTCGGCCGGCGCTTTTTTGTCGTCGTTGGAACCAAACATGGAAGACGGCTATCTCAGGGTAGCGATGGGCCAGCGAGGGCCAATCAGGAATTCTCTCTACGCAGAACAGACTATCTTGAAGCCGGCTGGTTCATGCGCAACGTTTTGTCTTAGTGTCCTGTGGGCCAGAACGGCGACAGGCATGGTCGCCAGGCAACCGGATCAGTATCCTAGCACCTCCTGGCCCGCCGACGCTAAACCCAGCGGGCCGCCGAACAGGTTAAACACCGTATGAATGCTCTAGCCCGCCGCGCCGCTGGCCTGTTGCTCGGCACGCTCTGCATGCCGCTCGCGGCATTTGCCGCCGATGTGCAACCCACCCACGAATTCATCCTCGACAATGGCCTTAAGGTCGTGGTCCGCGAAGACCATCGCGCCCCGGTGGTGGTCTCGCAGATCTGGTACAAGGTCGGCTCGAGCTACGAGACCCCGGGCCAGACCGGGTTGTCCCATGCACTGGAACACATGATGTTCAAGGGCAGCGCCAAGGTCGGCCCCGGCGAGGCTTCGCGCATTCTGCGTGACCTCGGCGCCGATGAAAACGCCTTCACCAGCGACGACTACACCGCCTATTACCAAGTGCTGGCCCGCGACCGCCTGCCGGTAGCCCTGGAACTGGAGGCCGACCGCCTTGCCAGCCTGCGCCTGCCTGCCGACGAGTTCAGCCGCGAAATCGAGGTCATCAAGGAAGAACGCCGCCTGCGCACCGACGACCAGCCCAATGCCAAGGCATTCGAGCTGTTCCGCGCCATGGCCTACCCGGCCAGCGGCTACCACACGCCGACCATTGGCTGGATGGCAGACCTGGAGCGCATGAAGGTCGAGGAGCTTCGCCATTGGTACGAGTCCTGGTACGCCCCCAACAACGCCACCCTGGTGGTGGTCGGTGATGTCACCGCCGACGAGGTCAAGGGCCTGGCGCAGAAGTATTTCGGCAACATTCCCAAACGCGCCGTACCCCCAGCCAAGCTGCCCTTGGAGCTGGCCGAACCAGGTTGGCGCCAGTTGACCCTGCACGTACGAACCCAGCTGCCAAGCCTGATCTACGGTTTCAACGTGCCCGGCCTGCCCACCGCCAAGGACCCACGTACGGTGCATGCACTGCGCCTGATCTCGGCACTGCTCGACGGCGGCTACAGCGCCCGCATGCCGGCACGCCTGGAGCGTGGCCAGGAACTGGTCGCCGGCGCTTCGTCCAGCTACAACGCTTTCACCCGCGGCGACAGCCTGTTCCTGATCTCGGCGACGCCGAATGTGCAGAAGCAGAAAACCCTCGCCGACGTCGAGAAAGGCATCTGGCAGTTGCTTGACGAACTCAAGAGCACGCCACCCAGCGCCGAAGAGCTGGAGCGCGTACGCGCCCAGGTCATCGCCGGCCTGGTCTACGACCGCGACTCCATCAGCAGCCAGGCCACCACCATCGGCCAGCTGGAGACCGTCGGCCTGTCCTGGAAGCTGATCGACAGCGAACTGGACGAGCTCAAGCGCGTCACCCCGCAGGACATCCAGAACGCCGCGCGCACCTACTTCACCCGCGAACGCCTGAGCGTTGCCCATGTACTGCCTGAGGAGTCCGCTCATGAGTGATCGCCGCGCACCACGCCCAACCCTGCTGGCCACGGGCATTCGTGCCCTGGCGCTGGCGGCTGTGCTGGCCGCTCCGGCCATGGCCGATAACGCTGCCAAGGCCGACAGCAGCGCAGCCCGCCCGGCCAACACCTTGCAATCGCTGGCCGAACTGAATGGCAAGGCACCCAGCCGGCGTCAGTTGAACATCCAGCACTGGAACACCGCCGAGGGTGCCCGGGTGCTGTTCGTCGAGGCCCGCGAACTGCCCATGTTCGACCTGCGTGTCACCTTCGCCGCCGGCAGCAGCCAGGATGGCGGCACGCCAGGCCTGGCCGCTCTGACCAACGCC from Pseudomonas putida encodes the following:
- a CDS encoding insulinase family protein, which encodes MNALARRAAGLLLGTLCMPLAAFAADVQPTHEFILDNGLKVVVREDHRAPVVVSQIWYKVGSSYETPGQTGLSHALEHMMFKGSAKVGPGEASRILRDLGADENAFTSDDYTAYYQVLARDRLPVALELEADRLASLRLPADEFSREIEVIKEERRLRTDDQPNAKAFELFRAMAYPASGYHTPTIGWMADLERMKVEELRHWYESWYAPNNATLVVVGDVTADEVKGLAQKYFGNIPKRAVPPAKLPLELAEPGWRQLTLHVRTQLPSLIYGFNVPGLPTAKDPRTVHALRLISALLDGGYSARMPARLERGQELVAGASSSYNAFTRGDSLFLISATPNVQKQKTLADVEKGIWQLLDELKSTPPSAEELERVRAQVIAGLVYDRDSISSQATTIGQLETVGLSWKLIDSELDELKRVTPQDIQNAARTYFTRERLSVAHVLPEESAHE